Sequence from the Panicum virgatum strain AP13 chromosome 5N, P.virgatum_v5, whole genome shotgun sequence genome:
TGAGATAATCCCGGTAGTCCCCGGTATGCATCTTGAGCAACGCCCAGGATCAACTCGCATACCGTTTGTTCACATCATAACAACCATCACAAGGATACATATGAGAGCGAAATTTTAAAGTTGTGATCACAAGTCTTAAttaccttacaaaactcaaGAAGTTAACTAAACATAAGCAACCAAACATGAGGACTTTCAACatttaaaagttatttacaAACTAAGGTGTATCCTAGGTCTAAGTGGATAACCTACCAAGTTTTTCTTATGATTCAGAGTCTAAACGCAGCGGATATTTAGAGAGTATTAGGTAGCAATAATGATGTCCTTACCCATAAGACACCACTTGCATAAGCTTTAAGCGAGTTCCACCATCCATCCACTTTGCCGGCTCCGGCGGGATGAACGTGGCGGTCACTCCTTAGGAGAGAACCTGCAAAACAACTTAACGGCAGCACCGTAAGTACATTTCGTACTTGCAGGACTTATCCACAATACTATACATTTGGTGGATGCAAGAGGCTAGTCAAGTTTTAACATTGGTATATAAAAATGCGAGCATAGTTGTCAAGTGAATAAGCAAAAGACATGGCATCTAATATTTCTATATCAAGCACCAATACAATTGTATAAGTAAAGTGATCATGTAATTATGAGCTCAATCTTCCATAAGCCCTTCACGAAACTCTACGttaaagtcaaagtacaagagcgtgctcaatgtccgagagcgcggctattgcaatagattatAAACCCTacaggggtgtacaacttttcccacacgaCACAAGACCATAGGCCATATGACTCGTCGATCCGTAAGCAATGATTCACGTGTCAACTGTTCGCATACCCATCCCCAACGCTGAGACGAACGGCCGGGATGGACAGGTGCAACGGAACCGCCGACTACACCCCATCACAAACCGCGCCAAATCCGTTCAGTGAAGGGTGCACGTATGGTACTTAGCTTACCATCCCATTATAAAGCATGTGGCTTGTACGGAAAAgtgctcaagtatcaaagcgATGACGCATTGGTCCTTAACCAACTCAAGCAAGTCTAAACCATTTGGATTCCACTTCCAACATGGCCCTACCACACTTGCTCAAGTCTCGATCAATCATTCATATCTtgctcatgttttaatctttctCATCTACTCAAGTATATTTAAGCAAAcaccctatagctcgcgagtgatggtgaccttgccatctctcgacttctaccgtaaggtaagcatggctaagcaaattaattcGAGAAGTCTAAGCATACATACTTTACCTAGTATAAGTTGTTCTAGAGCTATAAGGGAAACATGCCGAGCGGGTTCTACACAAATCACATGACTAGATAGGGTTAAGCCCATGCACAAGCAATACTTTATAATAGCAAATTAAGGAttcaaaagtaaggtttgagaTACATAGGTGCCTGCCTTGGTACTCTGCAACCGCGACACTCCGGAACGTCATCCTCTATGAAAGTAGAAAATGCATGAATTAGAAAGAATGCCAATGCATATGCTTATGATGAATTAGAAAAGATGTCATGAATGCATATGCTTATGAGATGCAATGATGTCATAAAAGCTAACATGATTCAAGGTCATAAAGGAATCAATTCAAAGGGGTAAATAAGGCCACACAAACATTACATAGGGTGGAGATACAAAACAATTACTCACACATTTGCACACACACTTTACAAGACAAGTTGTAACATGACGATACTATAAAACTAGTTATGGTATTACTAGCCATCATATAAATTAAGAGTAAGTAACTCATTTCAACGTCAAGCATCAACCATAGGAGTAGTTAATGATTGCTATCAACATGGAGTGCAAGAGACTAGAGTATGCTCATACAAGTTAGGAATATTGTTATAGCTAAATTTTGACGATTCAAGAATTAATGGGTAACTCTAGCAACATCACATTTTAGTTAAGGCAAGATCATCATTATAAAGAAGGGAAGCTAGCAAATCATGTTCTATTTAATTAAGGTGACATCATTACTATAAGTTATTTCATAGAGGTTACTAACCACAAAAGCATATCATATTTATTTTTAGTTATCGGAGAACGGTTGATAGCTCACATGAGCACAAGTGATTCACTAGGCATTTTGCAAGTAGATTAATCCTAGAACAACATATTCAAATTTGTATCCTCCTACAAACATCTAATGAAAGCTAGTATTTACACCAACATATCATGGCCATAGGTAATTAACAAGAGTGGTCTATAATTTTAGAAAGAGCATCataaactaattaaccatgcatTCAACTAGGGAACAAGCTCTTAATTAATAAATTAGAAACTACAAGAGTATATAACTATTTCATAGGTGTTATTAATTTTAGACAGTAGATAAAGGTTGAGTAAAgtaaacaaaactggatttacAATTTTAGAGGTACATATGTATTTATTGTGCATCATACTATTTAACCAGTGTTAAGCAAACATAGATTAAACTGTACCTATCTGTAAGCAATTCATGCAAAATAACATGTCTAATGGATAGTACACACCATAAGGAAGCTAGCAAAATTGATTTTATAATTTTTGAACTAGCAGAGAATTAATTATACAATTTATATGATAAATACATATTAAATAAACTGAGAAAATAATATAATTACTTTGGGTGTAAACATTTTTTTAACAGgtagagaagatcaagacaaaacCAACAAAACTTGTTTCACATCAATCGGAGCTATATTCAATTTTATACAAATTATGCAAGATGATGCATGTTTATGCACTTGAACAAACAAGTCTGCTATTGTGCTGCTACAGTACCCACAGACTGTCCGGTCtggaggggcggaccgtccgccgtacaaGCTCGAGATGAGTTCTAGAAACACATCGGTTCTGTGTAAGATTTGGAAgtgaatggcggaccgtccgggggTGGATGGCGGATTGTCTGCCGTAGAAAATTCTGGAGACATGTTTTTGTGCGGACCATAGGTCGCGGACCGTTCGCTTGTCGGCCGAGgctcaccggcgaggtcgccggcggaggCTCCGGCAACGGTTTCGAGTGCGGTTTGTTCCTATGAGTTCTTAAGGACATGGAGGACTTGTTTAGGCTAGTAGATTTGACATGCATGAGGTCTATGATGCTCTAGGTCATCAATGGTGAAAAGTGTTGAAAGGTCATGGATGGGCCAGAGAGCTTGAATGAGGGCACAAGAGGAAGGGAAACAGCGAGAGGAGCTCACCGGTGATGAGTAGGTCACGAGCATGGAGCCACTTGTTGGAGTAGAGCGACGTTGGTGTAGATCGATTCGAGTTTCTCCTTGAGAGCTTGGGGATGGCTTTCTCTTGGGTCTCCGGCGAGGAAGAGATGGTCGTGGTGGTGGAGAAGCTCGTCGACGTCGTCCTTGACTCGTCCTCCGTCGAACTCCGGCGAGGgggtggcggattgggtgtgagGAAGTGTTTCTTCCTCCATGGCTTGGTGGGGAAGAGAGCAAGAGGAGGGGAAAAGCTGGCTATGGAAAAGTGAGGCACCAGAAAGGGAGGGGCGCTGGTGAGGTGGGGGTCAGATCGGGTTAGGAGGGACACATGTCAGGGTACATGGTGCAGCTTCTCTGCAGAGACGACACGCACAGAGAGCTTctggtggaccgtccgcggtaAAAGAGCAAACTGTCTGGGGAACAAAATCACGTAAAATCATGGTTCTGTACAGAAACTTCTCTCTTTACTCCATTCTTCAAAACTGATCTTCCAAGCCTTCAAAAATCACGCCAATTTTTGTGTTGATACTAGAAATCAAGAGCAACCCATTTTGCTTGGAATTGGTAGAAAAGCTATTGTAGATTTGAAATGAAAATTCTTCCCAGAATGCCATTTTTGGGTTTTTCGGCTGAGCTGTTTGGCTTCAATAAAATCCGGTAAAAATCACCTTAATTCTAGATTTTGAAAATAGTAATTTATAAAAATAACTCCCAACATAAGTCATATAATAAAAATACAAATTGCTTCACAAAGCATGAGTTTTAAAGGTATCAacaattcaaaattaaattcaaatacATTCAAATCAAGCACAAATTTTTCTCAAAGCTAAACAAAGATGCTCATTATGCGATGCTTAACATGATAATTATATTTGGGTTGTTACATCGAACATAAGCAAGTTTTAAACACGCGTTATTCCAGCTCGAGCTTGGCTTAGTATGATGCATGCAAATTCCAATAGTCCGTGCTATAAACTGATCTTTTCAGGGGGGAAAACGCTACGGTGGAACACCATGGGCCAATTCACCAATCCTAGAATGAATACCATATATATCCTTTCAAAAAAACAATGTATAACATATGGCTTTGTAATCATAACTATGACGCTTACTTTTTACCTATATTGTAGTATATATCTTCCCTTTGTAAACATAGAAAAACATTAAATGGATGGGCGCTCTCCCTTACCGAATCACAAACTAATAATCATCGACCAACCAAGCAATTTTTTTACGAGAAGCAATCCTAACAAAACCTAAACCTTCCTTAAACGGGGAGCTGCCCAAACGCCGCGATGTCCTTCCACTGTGGCCGCCTACTCCTGTTCGCCGGCTGACGACGACGAGCCTCCCGCCGTGCCGGATCTTTGGtcctctggcggcggcggcggcggcgcttgtaCCTGCGGGTCGATGTCAATGCCAAAGAGACGCACCCTGCCGTCCACGGCCGgcgcaggtggcggcggtgtCGCTTCCGTTGCAGTTGACAACGCGAGCCTCAGGTCGTCCTCGCTCACGAGACcccacttcttgttcttcttgtgcACGATCGGCGGGCCGGTGTAGTGCATCCTCATGTGGCCGCCGAGCTCCACCCCCGTGGGGAACACCTTGTGGCACTTCCGGCACTCGTGCGGCGGCTGCGCCCTGCGGCCGCGGCGGAAGGCGGCGAGGaacgcgccgccgtcctcctgcCCCAtcatggccgcggcggccgcggccgcggcttcTGCTTCCTTCTGCCGGTTCTTGTGCCCCGCCGCGTGGCCGCCTAGCCCCTGGTGCGACGAGTACGACTTGCCGCACAGCTTGCAGCTGTACTCCCGCGCTGgctgcggcgcgcgcgcgggcctgGCGCGCGGCGGACCGGGAGGCTGCCGGACGAGCTGAGCTTGCTGCGCGGCCGgcagcggcacaggcggctggtGGGCTGGGCGAGCTTGCCCTGATGCAGGAGGCGGCGCAGCGTGCTGGTGGACGACGACCGCAGTGGAAGAAGGGTAGGCTACTGTCACCAGGTTCTCCACGGGCGGCTCGTAGTGCATCGGCTGCGCGCTGGCGTTGCTGCTATCCTCCCCGGACAGATTGGTTCCAGTGGACACCACGGGCGACGCCGGCGGACTGGTCATCGCGATGGCCATGGGTGCGGGTTCCAAGGGACGCACCGCGGCAACGGCCGTGGAGTTGTTGTCCGTCGATTCAGAATTCAGAGAGACTGCGACCGAGGGTTTGCCGTCCAGCCTCGCTTCCCGGTGGCGGCCCAGCTGCCGCTGACCGGCACCTGGCGCCCGTTCCCGTGGACCCTCATGTGGCCGTCCACGGCTTTGGGGCTGTGGAACCTCCTGCTGCAGATGTGGCACGGGAatctcggcgccggcgcgccggagCTGATCACAGACGACGAGACCGCATTGTGGCTGCCGCTGTCGCTGATCTTCCGATCAGATTCCCGCGACAAATGCGCGAGCCGCGGCGGCATCGCGACCCGGCCCGAGGCCATGACGACTTCCAGCCAGCTGacgcggcggccgagctcgcccTCGAGACGGCGGTGGAGCTGGCGgagctcctcgtcgccgtcggtGCCGGAACCGGGGTCGGAGGCCTGGTCGCGGCCGGGGACGTAATCGCCCTCTTCAATGTCGTCGCCGCCATCATCGAGATCGCGGagcgggcggtggcgggaggaggaatcggAGCCCATCGTTGGGAGCTAGGGTTTATTAGTGGCGCTCGAGTAGTATGGCAGTAGGGCTTCCGGTGAGCGGTGCGTGATGTGCTGGGCTTCTCTTGtgggtggggcagtgagcttaAATAGCGGGCGATGGTTGCGCGCGCCCGTGGCGTCGGGGTGGGTGTGGGGTGGGATTGCGCGCCAAGCAAGTCGAGTGGGACTCTGCGCGTGCGGTTTCGGGGAGGATATCAGATCACATCTGTTACGCGCTCCGTTCAAACCGAAAAATAGCTGCGCGAGATATCGAGGATTTCATCAGGGTAGGGAAAACTTTTTGAaaactgtagcatcactgtagccaatcatcaattaattactgtcattagattcgtcgcaaaaagtTACACTTATCCGTgaagaggttttgcaaatagacttcatttagtacttcatgcggaGTCTAGAATTGGTATTCTAGGAATTCtagaatgaaaaccaaaccaggCCATTCATTTTTTTCGCCCAACAAAATTAGGGCGCGtcaaataaagaaaaataaaatattagaCTGATAATTGAGAAACCGATCCAAACCATAAAAGGAAAGAATCTAGTTTCACTGCCGCAactaaaaaaaaatagaaacaaaacTGGAAactgacaaaaaaaaatcaactaaaAGCATCTGCAAATCACCGTTGTTTTTTTCACGCGGaaggcaagcttcttcatggtCCCGGTGAACTGGAGCTTACTGGGGCAAAGTGAAAAAATATCAGGGGGCAAAGTGAAATCTAAGGGGGTGAATAATTGAAGACCTGTAAACTTTCCAATCTTCTCCACTGCCCGCGAGGGCTAGCGCTCCTGCCGCGGCGGATCTCCGACGGCGCAACCCCGCCGCAGTCGACACACATGAATCGAATATCTTCTGAAATTAAGTGCGGCGTGAATACGCCCCGGCCGTCACCCCAAATCTGAAGGGTCTCCCTTGACGAGCGGAGCGCAGCAGCGCAGGCCCCTGGATCCGGCGGCGTAGCGGGTGCTTCCGTGCTTGTGCTGCCGGCTTGCTGCTGCGCGCGG
This genomic interval carries:
- the LOC120675083 gene encoding atherin-like; its protein translation is MAIAMTSPPASPVVSTGTNLSGEDSSNASAQPMHYEPPVENLVTVAYPSSTAVVVHQHAAPPPASGQARPAHQPPVPLPAAQQAQLVRQPPGPPRARPARAPQPAREYSCKLCGKSYSSHQGLGGHAAGHKNRQKEAEAAAAAAAAMMGQEDGGAFLAAFRRGRRAQPPHECRKCHKVFPTGVELGGHMRMHYTGPPIVHKKNKKWGLVSEDDLRLALSTATEATPPPPAPAVDGRVRLFGIDIDPQVQAPPPPPPEDQRSGTAGGSSSSAGEQE